From Panthera tigris isolate Pti1 chromosome D3, P.tigris_Pti1_mat1.1, whole genome shotgun sequence, one genomic window encodes:
- the CRYBB1 gene encoding beta-crystallin B1 — MSQAVKASATAAANTGPDGKGKGAPAAGPAPSPGPALAPASVPTTKAGDLPLGNYKLVVFEQENFQGRRVEFSGECLNLGDRGFDRVRSLIVISGPWVAFEQSNFRGEMFVLEKGEYPRWDTWSSSYRSDRLMSFRPVKMDSQEHKICLFEGANFKGNTMEIQEDDVPSLWVYGFCDRVGSVRVSSGTWVGYQYPGYRGYQYLLEPGEFRHWNEWGAFQPQMQAVRRLRDRQWHREGCFPVLAAEPPK, encoded by the exons ATGTCTCAGGCTGTGAAGGCCTCAGCTACAGCGGCAGCGAACACAGGGCCTgatgggaaggggaaaggggccCCAGCGGCAGGAccggcccccagccccggccccgccctgGCCCCCGCATCCGTGCCAACGACAAAAGCGGGGGACCTGCCTCTGGGCAACTACAAG CTGGTGGTCTTTGAGCAGGAGAACTTCCAGGGCCGGCGTGTGGAATTCTCTGGGGAGTGCTTGAACCTGGGAGACCGTGGCTTCGACCGAGTGCGCAGCCTCATTGTCATCTCGGGACC CTGGGTCGCCTTTGAGCAGTCCAACTTCCGGGGGGAGATGTTCGTCCTGGAGAAGGGCGAGTACCCACGCTGGGACACGTGGTCGAGCAGCTACCGCAGCGACAGGCTCATGTCCTTCCGGCCTGTCAAGATG GACTCCCAGGAGCACAAGATCTGCCTGTTTGAAGGTGCCAACTTCAAGGGCAACACCATGGAGATCCAGGAGGACGATGTGCCCAGTCTCTGGGTCTATGGCTTCTGTGACCGCGTGGGCAGCGTGAGGGTCTCCAGTGGAAC CTGGGTCGGCTATCAATATCCCGGCTACCGCGGGTACCAGTACCTCCTGGAACCAGGCGAATTCCGGCACTGGAACGAGTGGGGGGCCTTCCAGCCGCAGATGCAGGCCGTGCGTCGCCTGCGTGACAGGCAGTGGCATCGTGAGGGCTGCTTCCCGGTCCTCGCCGCCGAGCCCCCCAAGTGA